Proteins encoded within one genomic window of Brassica rapa cultivar Chiifu-401-42 chromosome A09, CAAS_Brap_v3.01, whole genome shotgun sequence:
- the LOC117128085 gene encoding uncharacterized protein LOC117128085, whose product MEEVELPSRLFETGFEPVGRKRVNSYFNLRWIELIKLALDEEDLEMLQGTQFATVLRMGGHTFSVMFAHYFLSLQLVTLKEFELWWTFAGKPIRYAIEDFALVTGLNCEEPPASSMREQEKVVVRAKGNAKGKGTTSKSSIWEALFGGEYKPTPNWIMDRLILGKKYKDSVTRLRLALLVLVEGILCLTCGSTKIRPKVVNRLGNIDEFLKYPWGRESFLLTVNSAKPRSPLQYVQDTIAIQGFVHAMVLVTLTACPAIFVKAKDGAPIPDDNRGSKEILESLVSRKLAVNVPWAKTVDQKGQVCLLLLSSSGNEICYPQ is encoded by the coding sequence ATGGAAGAGGTGGAACTGCCAAGCAGATTGTTTGAGACTGGGTTTGAGCCAGTTGGAAGAAAGAGGGTTAATAGTTACTTCAACCTTCGGTGGATAGAGTTGATCAAGCTTGCATTAGATGAGGAAGATTTGGAGATGTTGCAAGGAACACAGTTTGCTACAGTCCTTCGTATGGGTGGTCATACGTTCTCCGTCATGTTTGCTCATTATTTTCTCTCGCTGCAGTTGGTAACTTTGAAGGAGTTTGAGTTATGGTGGACGTTTGCCGGAAAGCCGATACGATATGCCATAGAAGACTTCGCTCTAGTAACTGGTCTAAACTGTGAAGAACCTCCTGCCTCCTCTATGCGTGAGCAAGAGAAAGTTGTTGTTAGAGCCAAAGGAAATGCGAAAGGAAAAGGGACAACATCAAAATCGTCCATATGGGAAGCTTTGTTTGGTGGAGAATACAAACCCACCCCTAACTGGATAATGGATAGGCTCATATTGGGAAAAAAATACAAGGACTCCGTGACGCGTTTGCGTTTAGCATTGCTGGTTCTTGTTGAGGGAATTTTGTGTCTAACGTGCGGGTCAACGAAGATTCGTCCAAAAGTTGTGAACAGGCTGGGTAATATAGATGAGTTTCTCAAATATCCGTGGGGCCGAGAATCGTTTTTACTCACCGTCAACAGTGCAAAACCACGGTCACCGCTTCAGTATGTGCAAGACACCATTGCGATTCAGGGGTTTGTACACGCAATGGTTCTTGTGACCTTAACGGCCTGTCCTGCGATATTTGTCAAGGCAAAGGATGGGGCGCCAATTCCTGATGATAATAGAGGATCGAAAGAAATTTTGGAGAGTTTGGTCTCTAGAAAATTGGCTGTTAATGTTCCTTGGGCGAAGACTGTTGACCAAAAGGGCCAGGTATGCCTTTTGTTACTATCGAGTAGTGGGAATGAAATATGTTATCCACAGTAG
- the LOC103842104 gene encoding protein TRANSPORT INHIBITOR RESPONSE 1, with the protein MYKRVALSFPEEVLEHVFSFIHVDKDRNSVSLVCKSWYEIERWCRRRVFIGNCYAVSPAAVIRRFPKARSVELKGKPHFADFNLVPEGWGGYVYPWIEAMSASYTWLEEIRLKRMVVSDECLELIAKSFKNFKVLVLSSCDGFSTDGLAAIASSCRNLKELDLRESDVDDVSGHWLSHFPDTYTSLVSLNISCLVSEVSFSALERLVCRSPNLKSLKLNRAVPLEKLAALLQRAPQLEEFGTGVYSAEVRPDVLSGLSVAISGCKKLKWLSGFWDALPAYLPAVYSVCSGLTTLNLSYATVQSYDLVKLLSQCPKLQRLWVLDYIEDDGLEMLALTCKDLRELRVFPSEPFVMEPNVALTEQGLVSVSAGCPKLESVLYFCRQMTNAALVTIARNRPNMTRFRLCIIEPKAPDHLTLEPLDVGFGAIVEHCKDLRRLSLSGLLTDKVFEYIGTYAKKMEMLSVAFAGDSDLGMHHVLSGCESLRKLEIRDCPFGDKALLANASKLETMRSLWMSSCSVSFGACKLLGQKMPKLNVEVIDERGPPDSRPESCPVERVFIYRTVAGPRFDMPGFVWNMDQQHSATRFSRQIITTNGL; encoded by the exons ATGTATAAGCGAGTGGCCTTATCGTTCCCCGAGGAAGTCCTCGAGCACGTGTTCTCCTTCATCCACGTGGACAAGGACAGGAACTCGGTATCCCTGGTGTGCAAGTCGTGGTACGAGATCGAGCGGTGGTGCAGGAGGAGAGTCTTCATCGGGAACTGCTACGCCGTGAGCCCCGCGGCGGTGATTCGGAGGTTCCCTAAGGCGAGAtccgtggagctgaaggggaAGCCGCACTTCGCGGACTTCAATCTGGTGCCCGAGGGGTGGGGAGGGTACGTGTACCCGTGGATAGAGGCGATGTCGGCGTCGTACACGTGGCTGGAGGAGATAAGGCTGAAGAGGATGGTGGTGAGCGACGAGTGCTTGGAGCTTATAGCCAAGTCGTTTAAGAATTTTAAAGTGCTCGTGCTTTCCTCGTGCGATGGATTCTCCACGGATGGGCTCGCTGCTATCGCTTCGAGCTGCAG GAATCTGAAAGAGCTTGATTTGCGTGAGAGTGATGTTGACGACGTTAGCGGACACTGGCTTAGCCATTTCCCTGATACATACACTTCTTTGGTTTCGCTCAATATCTCATGCTTAGTCTCCGAGGTCAGTTTCTCTGCTCTGGAGCGGCTGGTGTGTAGGTCTCCCAACCTCAAATCACTGAAGCTTAACCGAGCTGTTCCTCTTGAGAAGTTGGCTGCTTTACTTCAAAGAGCTCCTCAGCTGGAGGAATTTGGCACTGGTGTGTACAGTGCTGAAGTGCGTCCGGATGTGCTCTCTGGTTTGTCTGTAGCTATCTCTGGGTGCAAGAAATTGAAGTGGTTATCTGGGTTTTGGGATGCTCTTCCTGCGTATCTTCCTGCAGTTTATTCGGTTTGCAGTGGACTTACAACTTTGAACTTGAGTTATGCAACAGTCCAGAGCTATGATCTTGTCAAGCTTCTTAGTCAATGTCCTAAATTGCAGCGCCTCTGG GTGTTGGACTACATCGAGGATGATGGTCTTGAAATGCTTGCTTTGACCTGCAAGGACCTTCGAGAGCTGAGGGTGTTTCCGTCTGAGCCTTTTGTGATGGAGCCGAACGTTGCGTTGACAGAACAAGGGCTTGTCTCCGTCTCCGCAGGCTGTCCAAAACTCGAGTCGGTTCTCTACTTCTGCCGTCAAATGACCAATGCTGCGCTGGTAACCATTGCTAGGAACCGTCCCAACATGACCCGCTTCCGTTTGTGCATCATTGAGCCGAAAGCCCCTGACCATCTGACTCTAGAGCCACTGGATGTGGGATTTGGAGCCATAGTGGAGCACTGTAAAGATCTCCGGCGGCTCTCCCTATCAGGGCTGTTGACCGACAAGGTTTTCGAATACATTGGGACGTATGCAAAGAAGATGGAAATGCTGTCAGTGGCGTTTGCAGGAGACAGTGACTTGGGGATGCATCATGTTCTGTCAGGGTGCGAGAGCTTGAGGAAACTAGAGATAAGGGACTGCCCCTTTGGAGACAAGGCGCTTTTGGCAAATGCTTCGAAGCTGGAGACAATGCGATCTCTTTGGATGTCTTCGTGTTCCGTGAGTTTTGGAGCCTGCAAGTTGTTAGGACAGAAGATGCCAAAGCTCAATGTGGAAGTGATCGATGAAAGGGGTCCGCCTGACTCTAGACCCGAGAGCTGCCCTGTTGAAAGAGTGTTCATATACCGAACAGTGGCTGGTCCTCGGTTTGACATGCCTGGTTTTGTCTGGAACATGGACCAACAACACTCAGCAACGAGGTTTTCCAGGCAAATCATCACTACTAACGGGTTATAG